A portion of the Jaculus jaculus isolate mJacJac1 chromosome 5, mJacJac1.mat.Y.cur, whole genome shotgun sequence genome contains these proteins:
- the Tsnax gene encoding translin-associated protein X: MSSREGPGGFRKRKHDNFPHSQRRDGRDVSSSSPVMLAFKSFQQELDARHDKYERLVKLSRDITVESKRTIFLLHRITSAPDMEEILAESEIKLDGVRQKILHVAQELSGEDMHQFHRAITTGLQEYVEAVSFQHFIKTRSLISMEEINKQLTFTTEDSGKENKTPSLDSQDKQLVTWRLKITPVDYLLGVADLTGELMRMCINSVGNGDIDTPFEVSQFLRQVYDGFSFIGNTGPYEVSKKLYTLKQSLAKVENACYALKVRGSEIPKHMLADVFSVKTEMIDQEEGIS, from the exons ATGAGCAGCAGAGAAG GACCGGGAGGGTTCAGGAAGAGGAAGCATGACAACTTCCCACATAGCCAGAGGAGAGACGGCAGAGACGTCAGTTCGTCTTCACCCGTCATGTTGGCCTTCAAAT CGTTTCAACAGGAGTTGGATGCAAGACATGACAAATATGAGAGACTTGTGAAACTAAGTCGAGATATAACTGTTGAAAGTAAGAGGACAATTTTTCTTCTCCATAGGATTACAAG TGCTCCTGATATGGAAGAAATATTGGCTGAATCAGAAATTAAGTTGGATGGTGTCAGACAGAAAATATTACATGTAGCCCAAGAACTCTCAGGAGAAGACATGCATCAGTTCCATCGAGCCATTACTACAG GGCTCCAGGAGTATGTGGAGGCTGTTTCTTTTCAGCATTTCATCAAAACACGTTCACTAATCAGTATGGAAGAGATCAATAAACAATTGACATTTACAACAGAAGACagtgggaaagaaaacaaaact CCCTCCTTGGATTCCCAGGATAAGCAGCTTGTCACTTGGAGACTGAAAATCACACCTGTTGATTACCTGCTGGGAGTGGCCGACCTAACAGGAGAACTGATGCGGATGTGCATTAACAGTGTGGGGAATGGGGACATTGACACCCCCTTTGAAGTGAGCCAGTTTTTACGCCAGGTTTATGATGGGTTCTCATTTATTGGCAACACTGGGCCATATGAGGTTTCAAAGAAGCTGTATACCTTGAAACAGAGTCTGGCCAAAGTGGAGAATGCTTGCTATGCCCTGAAAGTCCGGGGCTCAGAGATTCCCAAACACATGCTGGCAGATGTGTTCTCAGTTAAAACAGAAATGATTGATCAGGAAGAGGGCATTTCTTAG